The Deinococcus carri genome contains a region encoding:
- a CDS encoding pentapeptide repeat-containing protein produces MTLDAPKPPAAPKFPRGGLLPMTAKHLEDESVYRGRVLEGADLSGRTLHAVTFEQVVFRRVNFSRAAWSHVRFVDARFEDSDLSAACWSEASLERVQFSDCRLMGLHLPAARLRHVRLTRVQARLSLWERADTRNLWAEESDFGEATFLEAKLPGAVFRGCRLPRTDFQRADLDGADLRASELAGTRLGLREVAGVTVEPVQLLDLAGLLGVRVQELPVVAD; encoded by the coding sequence GTGACCCTCGACGCACCCAAGCCCCCCGCCGCCCCGAAGTTCCCGCGCGGCGGGCTGTTGCCCATGACCGCCAAACACCTGGAAGACGAGAGCGTGTATCGGGGCCGGGTGCTGGAGGGCGCGGACCTGAGCGGCCGCACGCTGCACGCCGTCACCTTCGAGCAAGTGGTGTTCCGGAGGGTGAACTTCTCGCGGGCGGCGTGGTCCCACGTCCGTTTCGTGGACGCGCGATTCGAGGACAGTGATCTGAGTGCCGCGTGCTGGAGCGAGGCCAGCCTGGAGCGCGTGCAGTTCAGCGATTGCCGCCTGATGGGCCTGCACCTCCCGGCGGCGCGGCTGAGGCATGTCCGGCTCACCCGCGTGCAGGCGCGGCTCTCGCTGTGGGAGCGGGCCGACACCCGCAACCTCTGGGCCGAGGAGAGCGATTTCGGGGAGGCCACCTTTCTGGAGGCGAAGCTCCCCGGCGCGGTCTTCCGCGGCTGCCGCCTGCCCCGCACCGACTTCCAGCGTGCGGACCTGGACGGGGCCGACCTGCGGGCTTCGGAACTGGCGGGCACCCGCTTGGGTCTGCGGGAGGTCGCGGGCGTGACGGTGGAACCCGTGCAACTGCTCGACCTCGCGGGGCTGCTGGGGGTGCGGGTGCAGGAGTTGCCTGTGGTGGCTGACTGA
- a CDS encoding ACT domain-containing protein, with protein MGIFALSTFDTDYVLVKAAQLPQAAAALRAAGHEVLG; from the coding sequence GTGGGCATCTTCGCGCTGTCCACCTTCGACACGGACTACGTGCTGGTGAAGGCGGCGCAGCTTCCGCAGGCGGCAGCGGCCCTGCGGGCGGCGGGACATGAGGTGCTGGGCTGA
- a CDS encoding glutamate synthase-related protein: protein MTDAQRPAHDRPFYQTGDSLYRQSERSRLEPLFPGNFDELGHDACGILCKVRKTGEATHGNVTRALEELAHMAHRSGEVRGEGDGAGIQTDIPRLLWKRYLTEARLDEGVVDSADFWVGHFFVPQGQSVRELLDGLRVLAGRLGVQVLLERQGQVYSHALGPIARLTEPQFVQIAGTVPGSTNHERNATLFDLALALEQKYPVHVVSLSTHAVVYKVRGSAELLPRYYPELSRPDFMSVVTIGHNRYSTNTLSTFEQVQPFSLLAHNGEINTIDRLRKEGVQLGLPLTGGSDSQDLNRVLMGYINDRGMSLLEAVESVFPPVLSEVKGFSTSLQSAYIGLRAGGGPLAQGPAAIIARHGNECVFSVDAMGLRPLWFGETEKEYFWSSERGVIPLGSMVADPQPFAPGEKMVACLSGGRVKLHANENVQRLVLERVHGKGYNFENAHERVKGPHLPAGENPPLPEFSRAQRAAFGWERWDEEYVKAVAEKGAEPIASLGFDGQMPALRAEKPNLAEFFKETVAVVTNPAIDREREIEHFSTRTLLGRRPLPGSSDGHSVDLLTPVLAPTGAVAEAYGTLTVQGIRDAFQTATLVPALGAGERLTDALARLHAEAVGAVRGGAEVLLLDDTALYASGEAALDIALAVGSLEQALTAARNEEGISLRRLTSLAVRSGQIRNLHDVMLLIGLGAEAAEPTALYALYPEAGHQLVGGLTKGVEKVMSTMGIHELRGYGQMFSALGLAADVTNTLGVRGFWGGEKGYTLAGLEQTLQARLAKFQAGGEGMDRDQRFNPRVFKAAFALANGEISPADYQQRIRALEQEMPLSARQLLTLRAPEGSEALDPDSVDLAVGGHSLPFVISAMSFGSQGETAFRSYVEAARRLNILAMNGEGGEIPAMLGQYNHWRGQQVASGRFGVSSVMLNSAHVIEIKVGQGAKPGEGGHLPGKKVSAKVAAARHAVQGTDLISPSNNHDVYSIEDLAQLIEELKTIAPQAKISVKIPVTPGVGTIALGVAKAGAHIITLSGSEGGTGAARSHALKYAGMPVEFGVARAHRLLTAAGMRDRVELWADGGLKTALDVARVVALGANRVGFGTLSMVAIGCTICRGCQLDTCHVGITTQVETEEEAKAHGFKRFVPRVLPTEVDRLHAFYSGIAAELRGLVAGLGLGSLQELVGRAELLAGETDALDLTELLTPAEAPEAWQGLGGRVIHKPLNYMTKMVSEWVTDAIEDEDEEDVVYRDGPVQSAERALGTHLVGTLTRDPRTARQARRVKLHFEAGSIPGNGLGAFNNGPVDIQVDGGAQDGVGKSALGGQIVILKGRNHQGVRVDGSVGKSFAYGAIGGRFFVQGNADSRFCVRLSGADVVLGGDLRAPVDDSPGALATRANAKGYAFEYMTAGRAVVLGDPGPWICSGMSGGVVYLRFEPEQGLDDAALRRRLARGSNVQILPLSAQGAADVRELLGQYHELLLASEQPVPARRVAELLVNPAAHFRMVLPASQAVDQTVATE from the coding sequence ATGACCGATGCCCAACGACCTGCCCATGACCGCCCCTTCTACCAGACGGGGGACAGCCTGTACCGCCAGTCCGAACGCTCCAGGCTCGAACCGCTTTTTCCGGGCAACTTCGACGAACTCGGGCACGACGCCTGCGGAATTCTCTGCAAGGTCCGCAAGACGGGCGAGGCCACCCACGGCAACGTGACGCGCGCGCTGGAGGAACTCGCGCACATGGCGCACCGCAGCGGCGAGGTGCGCGGCGAGGGCGACGGCGCGGGCATCCAGACCGACATCCCGCGCCTGCTGTGGAAGCGCTACCTCACGGAGGCGCGGCTGGACGAGGGCGTGGTGGACAGCGCCGACTTCTGGGTGGGGCATTTCTTCGTGCCGCAGGGCCAGAGCGTGCGCGAACTGCTCGACGGGCTGCGGGTGCTGGCGGGCCGCCTGGGGGTGCAGGTGCTGCTCGAACGCCAGGGTCAGGTGTACAGCCACGCCCTGGGGCCGATTGCGCGCCTGACCGAGCCGCAGTTCGTGCAGATTGCCGGGACCGTGCCGGGCAGCACCAACCATGAGCGCAACGCCACGCTGTTCGACCTCGCGCTGGCGCTGGAGCAGAAGTACCCGGTCCACGTGGTCAGCCTGTCCACCCACGCGGTCGTGTACAAGGTGCGCGGCAGCGCCGAACTGCTGCCCCGCTACTACCCGGAACTCTCGCGCCCCGACTTCATGTCGGTCGTGACGATCGGGCACAACCGCTACTCCACGAACACGCTCTCCACCTTCGAGCAGGTGCAGCCCTTCAGCCTGCTGGCGCACAACGGCGAGATCAACACCATCGACCGCCTGCGCAAGGAGGGCGTGCAGCTCGGCCTGCCGCTGACCGGCGGCTCGGACAGCCAGGATCTCAACCGGGTGCTGATGGGCTACATCAACGACCGCGGCATGAGCCTGCTGGAGGCGGTGGAGAGCGTGTTCCCGCCCGTCCTGAGCGAGGTGAAGGGCTTTTCCACGTCGCTGCAATCGGCCTATATCGGGCTGCGGGCGGGGGGCGGGCCGCTCGCGCAGGGACCGGCGGCGATCATCGCGCGGCACGGCAACGAGTGCGTCTTCTCGGTGGACGCGATGGGCCTGCGCCCGCTGTGGTTCGGGGAGACGGAAAAGGAATACTTCTGGAGCAGCGAACGCGGCGTGATTCCGCTGGGCAGCATGGTGGCCGACCCGCAGCCCTTCGCGCCCGGCGAGAAGATGGTCGCCTGCCTGTCGGGGGGCCGGGTCAAGCTGCATGCCAACGAGAACGTGCAGCGGCTGGTGCTGGAGCGCGTCCACGGCAAGGGCTACAACTTCGAGAACGCCCATGAGCGGGTGAAGGGGCCGCACCTCCCGGCGGGCGAGAATCCGCCGCTGCCCGAGTTCAGCCGGGCGCAGCGGGCCGCCTTCGGCTGGGAGCGCTGGGACGAGGAGTACGTGAAGGCGGTCGCGGAAAAGGGCGCGGAACCCATCGCCTCGCTGGGCTTCGACGGGCAGATGCCCGCCCTGCGCGCCGAGAAACCCAACCTCGCGGAGTTCTTCAAGGAGACGGTGGCAGTCGTCACCAACCCCGCCATCGACCGCGAGCGCGAGATCGAGCATTTCTCCACCCGCACCCTGCTGGGCCGCCGCCCGCTGCCCGGCAGCAGCGACGGCCACAGCGTGGACCTGCTGACCCCCGTCCTGGCCCCCACCGGGGCGGTCGCGGAGGCGTACGGCACGCTGACCGTGCAGGGCATCCGCGACGCCTTCCAGACCGCGACGCTGGTGCCCGCGCTGGGGGCCGGCGAGCGCCTGACGGACGCGCTGGCCCGCCTGCACGCGGAAGCCGTAGGGGCGGTGCGCGGCGGGGCCGAGGTGCTGCTGCTCGACGATACGGCGCTGTACGCGAGCGGTGAGGCGGCCCTCGACATCGCGCTGGCGGTGGGGTCGCTGGAACAGGCGCTGACGGCGGCGCGGAACGAGGAAGGCATCAGCCTGCGCCGCCTGACCAGCCTGGCGGTTCGCAGCGGGCAGATCCGCAACCTGCACGACGTGATGCTGCTGATCGGGCTGGGGGCCGAGGCCGCCGAGCCGACCGCCCTATATGCCCTCTACCCGGAGGCGGGGCACCAGCTCGTAGGCGGGCTGACCAAGGGCGTCGAGAAGGTGATGTCCACCATGGGCATCCACGAGCTGCGCGGCTACGGGCAGATGTTCAGCGCGCTGGGGCTGGCGGCGGACGTGACGAACACGCTGGGCGTGCGCGGCTTCTGGGGCGGTGAGAAGGGCTACACGCTGGCCGGGCTGGAGCAGACCTTGCAGGCCAGGCTCGCCAAGTTCCAGGCGGGCGGCGAGGGCATGGACCGCGATCAGCGCTTCAACCCGCGCGTGTTCAAGGCGGCCTTTGCCCTCGCCAACGGCGAGATCAGCCCCGCCGACTACCAGCAGCGCATCCGGGCGCTGGAGCAGGAGATGCCGCTCTCGGCGCGGCAACTGCTCACGCTGCGGGCACCGGAGGGCAGCGAGGCCCTGGACCCCGACAGCGTGGACCTGGCAGTGGGCGGACACAGCCTCCCGTTTGTCATCAGCGCGATGAGCTTCGGGTCGCAGGGCGAGACGGCCTTCCGCTCCTACGTGGAGGCGGCGCGGCGGCTGAACATCCTGGCGATGAACGGCGAGGGCGGCGAGATTCCCGCGATGCTGGGGCAGTACAACCACTGGCGCGGGCAGCAGGTGGCGTCGGGGCGCTTCGGCGTGAGCAGCGTGATGCTGAACTCGGCCCACGTCATCGAGATCAAGGTGGGCCAGGGGGCCAAGCCCGGCGAGGGCGGCCACCTCCCCGGCAAGAAGGTCAGCGCGAAGGTCGCCGCCGCCCGCCACGCCGTGCAGGGCACCGACCTGATCAGCCCCAGCAACAACCACGACGTGTACTCCATCGAGGACCTCGCGCAGCTGATCGAGGAACTCAAGACCATCGCGCCGCAGGCCAAAATCAGCGTGAAGATTCCGGTGACGCCCGGCGTGGGCACCATCGCGCTCGGCGTGGCGAAGGCGGGGGCACACATCATCACGCTGTCTGGCTCCGAGGGGGGCACGGGCGCGGCCCGGTCGCACGCGCTGAAGTACGCCGGAATGCCGGTCGAGTTCGGCGTGGCACGCGCGCACCGGCTGCTGACGGCCGCCGGGATGCGCGACCGGGTGGAGCTGTGGGCCGACGGCGGCCTCAAGACGGCGCTCGACGTGGCGCGGGTGGTGGCGCTGGGCGCGAACCGCGTGGGCTTCGGCACGCTGAGCATGGTCGCCATCGGCTGCACGATCTGCCGGGGCTGCCAGCTCGACACCTGTCACGTGGGTATCACGACCCAGGTGGAAACCGAGGAGGAGGCGAAGGCCCACGGCTTCAAGCGCTTCGTGCCGCGCGTGCTGCCGACCGAGGTGGACCGCCTGCACGCCTTTTACAGCGGGATTGCCGCAGAACTGCGCGGCCTGGTGGCGGGGCTGGGGCTGGGCAGCCTGCAGGAACTGGTGGGCCGCGCCGAGCTGCTGGCGGGCGAGACGGACGCGCTCGACCTCACCGAACTGCTCACGCCCGCCGAGGCCCCGGAGGCGTGGCAGGGCCTGGGGGGGCGCGTGATTCACAAGCCGCTGAACTACATGACCAAGATGGTCAGCGAGTGGGTCACGGACGCCATCGAGGACGAGGACGAGGAGGACGTGGTGTACCGCGACGGCCCGGTGCAGTCGGCCGAGCGGGCGCTGGGCACCCACCTCGTCGGCACGCTGACCCGCGACCCGCGCACCGCCCGGCAGGCCCGGCGCGTGAAGCTGCACTTCGAGGCGGGCAGCATTCCGGGCAACGGCCTGGGGGCCTTCAACAACGGCCCCGTAGATATTCAGGTGGACGGCGGCGCACAGGACGGCGTGGGCAAGAGCGCGCTGGGCGGCCAGATCGTGATTCTCAAGGGCCGCAACCACCAGGGCGTGCGGGTGGACGGCTCGGTGGGCAAGAGCTTCGCCTACGGGGCCATCGGCGGGCGCTTCTTCGTGCAGGGCAACGCCGACAGCCGCTTCTGCGTGCGCCTCTCGGGGGCGGACGTGGTGCTGGGCGGCGACCTGCGCGCCCCGGTGGACGACTCGCCCGGCGCGCTCGCCACCCGCGCCAACGCCAAGGGCTACGCCTTCGAGTACATGACGGCCGGGCGGGCCGTGGTGCTGGGCGACCCCGGTCCCTGGATTTGCAGCGGCATGAGTGGCGGCGTGGTGTACCTGCGCTTCGAGCCGGAGCAGGGCCTAGACGACGCGGCGCTGCGGCGACGCCTCGCCCGCGGGTCGAACGTGCAGATTCTGCCCCTCAGTGCGCAGGGAGCCGCCGACGTGCGCGAACTGCTGGGCCAGTACCACGAGCTGCTGCTGGCGAGCGAGCAACCCGTGCCCGCCCGCCGCGTGGCCGAGCTGCTGGTGAACCCCGCCGCGCACTTCCGCATGGTGCTGCCCGCCTCGCAGGCGGTGGATCAGACGGTGGCGACGGAGTAA
- the map gene encoding type I methionyl aminopeptidase — MSRIALKSAREIEAMRRAGALVAETFRVLDPFVKPGVTLAELDRIAEEHIRKNGATPAYLGYGPRNNPFPATICASVNEVICHGIPGPLELKEGDIIGVDIGVLLDGVYGDACYTYTVGQVSPEVQGLVDTTRESLKAGLEVVRPGNRTGDIGHAIQTVAEGRGYGVVREYTGHGIGKRLHEEPTIYHWGARYTGLKLQPGMVFTVEPMINLGTPDTRLLSDGWTVITADKKPSAQFEHTVVVTPRGHEILTL, encoded by the coding sequence ATGAGCCGCATCGCCCTGAAATCCGCCCGCGAGATTGAAGCCATGCGCCGTGCGGGGGCGCTCGTGGCGGAGACGTTCCGTGTCCTCGACCCCTTCGTGAAGCCCGGCGTGACGCTGGCCGAACTCGACCGGATCGCGGAGGAGCACATCCGCAAGAACGGCGCGACGCCCGCCTACCTCGGCTACGGCCCCAGGAACAATCCCTTTCCCGCCACCATCTGCGCCAGCGTGAACGAGGTCATCTGCCACGGGATACCTGGCCCTCTGGAGCTGAAGGAGGGCGACATCATCGGCGTGGACATCGGCGTGCTGCTGGACGGCGTGTACGGGGACGCCTGCTACACCTACACCGTGGGCCAGGTCAGTCCGGAGGTGCAGGGGCTGGTGGACACCACCCGCGAGAGCCTGAAGGCGGGGCTGGAGGTCGTACGGCCCGGCAACCGCACCGGCGACATCGGGCACGCCATTCAGACGGTCGCGGAGGGCCGGGGCTATGGTGTGGTGCGCGAGTACACCGGCCACGGCATCGGCAAGCGGCTGCACGAGGAACCCACCATCTACCACTGGGGCGCGCGCTACACCGGACTCAAGCTCCAGCCCGGCATGGTCTTCACCGTCGAGCCGATGATCAACCTGGGCACGCCCGACACCCGCCTGCTGAGCGACGGCTGGACCGTCATCACTGCTGACAAGAAACCCAGCGCGCAGTTCGAGCACACGGTGGTCGTCACCCCCAGGGGCCATGAGATTCTGACGCTGTGA
- a CDS encoding PhoX family protein: MTNPVSSSASQSFWHRLLDAKITRRGALGTAAATAAAATLPVTFSGAQAAANNGGPVGAGATQADPRTYPPFRPIEPTGADTLTLPERYRFQVVAPWGEVFTEGGREIGFNHDYVGFFPIDLLEGGSSSTDALLTINHEYVNALFVGGNTKERTREQIDAEMKAVGVSVVRVRREGGGWKIVPDPRNRRIDALTEIELTGPARGSAAVKGATTVRGTVGNCSGGQTPWGTLLTCEENVDGYTKAWAGSGYEAMHQGWVTEIDPFDPAWTPRKRTGMGRFRHENAAVTVAKDGRVVVYMGDDMQDSCIYKFISRGKYAPGNRAANRDLLADGDLYVANFGNGSWVLLDYDRNKKLQEARGSDGKALFGGQADVLADARASALAVGGTPVDRPEDIEIHPRTGEVYASLTNNSKHGNYFGQIIKFREHGDDWTAQTFLWDVFAVGGPQSGFASPDNLVFDPYGNLWMVTDNSDLSSNPTKAFHGNNAMFFFPTEGPNRGRAYRFAVGPVDAEMTGPVFSPDGRTLFVSIQHPGEDSESLDKLRSNFAAKPGSNVPRPTLVAIEGFPGWVKA, translated from the coding sequence GTGACGAATCCTGTCTCTTCTTCCGCCAGCCAGAGCTTCTGGCACCGGCTGCTGGACGCCAAGATCACCCGCCGGGGGGCGCTGGGCACGGCCGCCGCGACCGCCGCTGCCGCCACGCTCCCCGTGACCTTCAGCGGGGCGCAGGCGGCGGCGAACAACGGGGGGCCGGTGGGGGCCGGGGCGACCCAGGCCGACCCGCGCACCTACCCGCCCTTCCGGCCGATCGAGCCGACCGGGGCCGACACGCTGACGCTGCCCGAGCGTTACCGCTTTCAGGTCGTGGCCCCCTGGGGCGAGGTCTTTACCGAAGGTGGGCGCGAGATCGGCTTTAACCACGACTACGTGGGCTTCTTTCCCATCGACCTGCTGGAAGGCGGGAGCAGCAGCACCGACGCCCTGCTGACCATCAACCACGAGTACGTCAATGCGCTGTTCGTGGGCGGCAACACCAAGGAGCGCACGCGCGAGCAGATCGACGCCGAGATGAAGGCCGTGGGCGTGAGCGTGGTGCGGGTGCGGCGGGAAGGCGGCGGGTGGAAGATCGTGCCCGACCCGCGCAACCGCCGCATCGACGCCCTGACCGAGATCGAGCTGACCGGCCCGGCGCGGGGCAGCGCCGCGGTGAAGGGCGCGACCACGGTACGCGGCACGGTGGGCAACTGCTCGGGCGGCCAGACCCCCTGGGGCACGCTGCTGACCTGCGAGGAGAACGTGGACGGCTACACCAAGGCCTGGGCAGGCAGCGGCTACGAGGCCATGCACCAGGGCTGGGTCACCGAGATCGACCCCTTCGACCCGGCCTGGACGCCCAGGAAGCGCACCGGCATGGGCCGTTTCCGCCACGAGAACGCCGCCGTGACGGTCGCCAAAGATGGCCGGGTCGTCGTGTACATGGGCGACGACATGCAGGACTCGTGCATCTACAAGTTCATCAGCCGCGGGAAGTACGCGCCCGGCAACCGCGCCGCCAACCGCGACCTGCTCGCGGACGGCGACCTGTACGTGGCGAACTTCGGCAACGGCTCCTGGGTGCTGCTCGACTACGACCGCAACAAGAAGCTGCAAGAGGCGCGCGGCAGCGACGGCAAGGCGCTGTTCGGCGGTCAGGCGGACGTGCTGGCCGATGCCCGCGCCTCGGCCCTGGCGGTGGGCGGCACTCCGGTCGACCGCCCCGAGGACATCGAGATTCATCCACGCACCGGCGAGGTGTACGCCTCGCTGACCAACAACTCCAAGCACGGCAACTACTTCGGCCAGATCATCAAGTTCCGCGAACACGGCGACGACTGGACGGCGCAGACGTTCCTGTGGGACGTGTTCGCGGTGGGCGGCCCGCAAAGCGGCTTCGCCAGCCCCGACAATCTGGTGTTCGACCCCTACGGCAACCTGTGGATGGTCACGGACAACAGCGACCTGAGCAGCAACCCCACCAAGGCCTTTCACGGGAACAACGCCATGTTCTTCTTCCCGACCGAGGGGCCGAACCGGGGCCGCGCGTACCGCTTCGCCGTCGGCCCGGTGGATGCCGAGATGACTGGCCCAGTGTTCTCGCCCGACGGCCGCACGCTGTTCGTATCCATCCAGCATCCCGGCGAGGACAGCGAGAGCCTGGACAAGCTGCGCTCGAACTTCGCCGCGAAGCCCGGCAGCAATGTCCCGCGCCCCACGCTGGTCGCCATCGAGGGCTTTCCCGGCTGGGTGAAGGCGTGA
- a CDS encoding ACT domain-containing protein: MTDAVRLTLSILTGDYAVAQLAPGSPPPGWAMDGELWAVTAAPGEVSVVTLAGHVPDGVRAEGGWAALRLHGPFPFHLTGILAAVLNPLRGRGWASSRCPPSTRTTCW, translated from the coding sequence ATGACAGACGCGGTCCGGCTGACCCTCTCCATCCTCACCGGTGACTATGCGGTGGCGCAGCTCGCGCCCGGCTCTCCCCCACCCGGGTGGGCAATGGACGGCGAGCTGTGGGCGGTGACAGCCGCGCCGGGCGAGGTGAGTGTGGTGACGCTGGCGGGGCATGTGCCCGACGGCGTGCGGGCCGAGGGCGGCTGGGCGGCGCTGCGGCTGCACGGCCCCTTTCCCTTTCACCTGACGGGCATCCTGGCCGCCGTGCTGAACCCGCTGCGGGGGCGGGGGTGGGCATCTTCGCGCTGTCCACCTTCGACACGGACTACGTGCTGGTGA
- a CDS encoding M55 family metallopeptidase, whose amino-acid sequence MKVVISVDMEGVCGVASWVQVSPPEFGGLVNATEYQAARERMTLETAAAAEGAFAGGATDVLVNDSHDTMRNLLPELLPEGVCFTSGNDKPLSMVQGVQEEGVGALLFVGYHARAGSVRGPLAHTWNGFIRNVRINGRDTGEYGLNALVAGHYGVPVVFASGDDVALAEIGDELGEQVVRVAVKEGLSSFAAVHLHPREAQRRIREGAEQAVRAAQEGRPYKTTWPARVELSFNHQARADQCERVPSVERVDNVTVAYTSPDALHLFQSFRMLAKVAEVRLEG is encoded by the coding sequence ATGAAAGTCGTCATCAGCGTGGACATGGAGGGCGTGTGCGGTGTGGCCTCGTGGGTGCAGGTCAGCCCGCCGGAGTTCGGGGGCCTGGTGAACGCTACGGAGTATCAGGCGGCCCGTGAGCGGATGACGCTGGAAACCGCCGCCGCCGCCGAGGGCGCATTCGCGGGCGGCGCAACCGACGTGCTGGTCAACGACAGCCACGACACCATGCGGAACCTGCTGCCGGAGTTGCTGCCGGAGGGGGTCTGCTTTACCAGCGGCAACGACAAGCCGCTCAGCATGGTGCAGGGCGTGCAGGAGGAAGGCGTGGGCGCGCTGCTGTTCGTGGGCTACCACGCGCGGGCGGGGAGCGTGCGCGGGCCGCTGGCACACACCTGGAACGGCTTTATCCGCAACGTCCGCATCAACGGGCGTGACACGGGCGAGTATGGCCTGAATGCCCTGGTCGCCGGGCATTACGGCGTGCCGGTGGTCTTTGCCTCCGGGGACGACGTGGCGCTGGCCGAGATTGGGGACGAACTGGGCGAGCAGGTGGTGCGCGTGGCGGTCAAGGAGGGCCTCAGCAGCTTCGCCGCCGTCCACCTGCACCCGCGTGAGGCGCAGCGGCGCATCCGCGAGGGCGCGGAGCAAGCCGTGCGGGCCGCGCAGGAAGGCAGGCCGTACAAGACCACCTGGCCGGCCCGCGTGGAACTCAGCTTCAACCACCAGGCCCGCGCCGACCAGTGTGAGCGGGTGCCCAGCGTGGAGCGGGTGGACAACGTGACCGTCGCGTACACCAGCCCGGACGCCCTCCACCTCTTCCAGTCCTTCCGGATGCTGGCGAAGGTGGCCGAGGTGCGGCTGGAGGGGTGA